The DNA region TTCGTCAAATACGAAGACGTCTACGCCACCGCCCCCTGGACCCTCCCCAGCCACGCCTCCATGTTCACCGGCATGTACCCCTCCGAACACGGGATACACGAGACAAGGGAATACCAGTTGGATGTAGCCAAGATTGCCAGGTTGCGCATGGCTAAGCTAAACGGCGGCATATTGGGCCAGCTAAAAGAGGAAGGATACAACACGTATCTTATATCGGCGAATCCAATAGTCTCAAGCAACTTCGGCTTTAACGCCGACTACGAATACATCATAGATCCCATATATACCTTGCTCATTACGTCAATCGACATAATACTAGATAAAATCTATGCCGAGAGCGGCTCCAGAGCAAAGGTATTATCAAAACTAATTGAAGAACGTAGACTCGATATGTTACTTCATGGGATCAAGATATTTGTAGAAAGAAGAATTCGCGTAATCCCAAAATATCTTTCTGAAAAGGCGACCAGAAATAAGGGAGGCGGAAAAATTGTAGGGTTACTAGGGAGATTAAAATTGGAAACTCCATTTTTCCTCTTTGTCAACATAATGGAAGCACATGACCCCTATAATAAACCACTCGTTGATAGGCGTAGGCTGAAATACATCGGCAAGTGGCTCGCAACAGGGTTGATAGACCCCGAAGCGGTGAGGTTGTGGCGGAACTACCCGGCCCACGCCGAGGAAGCCGTCAAGAGGGCCCTGGAGGCCGTGGAGACGCTGAAGGCGAGGGGCTACTGGGACGATACACTGATAATCGCGACGTCCGACCACGGGGAGCTACTGGGAGACGGCGGGCTCTATCACATCTATTCGCTCCTCGACGGGAACCTCCGGGTCCCCCTCTACGTCAAGTACCCAGGGAAGCCCAAGAAGCAGAGAGGTCCCATCACGCTCGCCGACGTGCCCCGGCTGATCGACCCCTCGGCGGAGGAGGTAGGGCGCCCCCTAGTCATGGCGGAAACGTTCGGCATAAGCTCTCCGCCTAAAGCCCTCGGCATAGAGCCGGAGGAGAGGTTCTTCCACCACAAGATAAGGGTAATCGGCCGCAAGCTCGACTTCATATACGACGCAACGGCCGGCGTCGTGGAGAGGGTCTTCCGCGGCGATAAGGAGGACGCGGCGAGGCTGCTCGAGGACGCGGGGGCCAAGCTCGGCGGCCGTAGTATATAATCCCCCTCCCAGCCGTATCGTGGAAGGCGTCGTTCTGGCTGGGGGTTACGCCACTAGGCTTAGGCCCATGTCGCTGTCTGTGTCGAAGCAACTAGTCCCCCTCGCCAATAAGCCCATCATCGGCTGGGTCCTGGAGCAGCTGGCCGCGGCTGGCGTCAAGAGGGTGCACATCGTCGTGGGCCCCCACAACAGGGAGCAGATAGAGGAGTACTCTTCCAGTACAAGATGTTTCCAGACGCTAGGGGCTTCTTCGCCGAGCTTTGGAAGCGGGGGGAGTACTTAGCGGCCGGGCTTCCCTACGACTTCGTCCAAGCGAACCTCTCGTTCTCTAAGCAGTACGTCGTTAGGGGCCTACACTACCAGCTGAAGCCCTCCGAGCAGGGGAAGCTGGTGACTGTGGTGAAGGGGCGGGTGCTGGACGTGGCTGTGGACATCCGGAGGGGCTCCCCCTGGTACGGCCGATACGTGGCTGTGGAGCTCGAGCCGGGCGTCGCCCTCTGGATCCCGCCAGGCTTCGCCCACGGCTTCCAAGCCCTAGAGGAGACGCTCTTCCTATACCTAGTCACGAAGGAATACGACCAGCAGAGGGAGAGATGCATAGGGTGGGACGACCCCGAAATAGGGATAAGGTGGCCAGCCCACGACAAGGCCATCCTAAGCGAAAAAGACGCCAAATGCCCACCGCTCAAGGAAGCCGAAGACAACTTTGAATACCCGATATAAGGAGTAGTCTCTTTACAATACTCCATTTTACCACAGCCGGCACACCAAGCCTATTAGCCTCAAGGGGTATTCTGCCGAACGGCTCAAGCCATATAGATGACATCACAACCACTCTAGCTCTATACATAGTATCGTAATACTGTTGCGCAGGCATCTTATTTAAAAAGACCACACTTTTTAAGCTAAGTCTCCTAGCCTTGGCCTCCACCCAGCCAACATCTGCACCTACCATCACGAGCTTTAGCTCAGGATACTCTCTCCAGATGTCTCCATGCGTCCAGTAGCGTGTGGGGGCCTTTAGCAGGGTTTGAGCCAGAAGCGTATAGGATATAGTCTCCATACGGCTCATTGGGGTCTGGCTTCACGTACTTGAGCGGGAGTGTTGCCGGGTTGTATATTACAGCATGCGGTTTCCCCTTGAGCTCGGGTATGTGGGCCACGTGTATGTCCCATAGAGAGCGCGAGACGGGTATGAAGCCGTCTATGAAATCCAAGACGCCCCTCATGAGCCGCCTCCATCTAGCAAAGTCAGCGGGCCCCTTGGCGAAGTCCAGGAAGTAGTACAAGTCGGCGTGAAATCTGCCTAGGATGCCGATCCCAGCAAGCTCCCTGTTGATCTCCTGTTTGCAACGGGTGATCCTCCAGGCAGAACACCTCTCCATACACACATCCCTAAAACCGTACAAAGCCCCCCACCAGGGGCATATAAGGGCATAGCTGTGGAGATGAGCGACAATTGGAATATCTCTACGAATCCGCTTGATCTTAGGAGCCGCTAAGAACTCGATATCTGTTAGCCAAACAAGGTCGGCCTCTTTAACTAGAGCCTCTACTTCATCAATAGCCATAACCGGATAACCCATACTAGTATAGCACGGAACCATGTACACAGAACTGAGAGATCCCAAATAATATACAAATTCCTTATTGCTATTTCTACATACAAATACCTTAAGATCAAACTCAGATCTACTATGAATTAGTTCAAGGAACTCTAGCGTTGTGAGTTGAGCACCTCCAAATCCTAGCCCGTGTGCAAACGCTAAATTGTATCATCTGTTGAAGCATGGCGAGTAATGATTCCGAGATATCAACATCAATATAAAATATGAAGGATATGAGACATACTCAAGCCTTGAGCCCGCTTCATACGGATTAAATGTTATTCTACCATAAGAAATAATATATTGAGCATAGTTTACCATAGCTTTGTAGTCCTATGTCAATATTTTAAAAAAGATACTAGATAAAATTACTCTATAAACCACTGTAGGAAAGATGAACAAAATTAAATAACAATAACACGGCTAATGCGATAGAGGATTTATGGCTACTACTTGACCCCAAGACGTAATAGGCTATAATTACAGTAAATAGCGAAAACAACATGGAAAAAGTATAGAAATATAAAGGTATAGCTATATGAAATGATAAAAGTAATGCTAAGAAGGATCCTAGATATAGAACTGCGAAAACTATAGCCTTTTTAAACATTTCCAATAACGCCCCGTTTTGCTAGAAGCTCGATTAGGTTCCTTTTAAAGTTGATGTAACTAAAGTAATCTGATCTTAATACAGCTTTCTTTGAGAAATTACTCCATAAATTATAATCGTTTAAGAGATTCTCAATGATATTACTAAGCTCAACCTCGTCTCTGAATCCAAACCCATATTTCCCTCTATCGACGATATCTATCCAAGGCCCACTAAGGAACCCTTTGTAAACTACTGATACAGCACCTAGAAACATCCCCTCGACCACCGCAATGCCAAAAGGCTCAAAAACCTTCGAATGGACGATGATCATCACCTGCGTGAGCAAATACCATTTAAGACTATCTGGAATATCCAAAAAGAATTTTACACGAGTATCTAAGTTCAGAATTTTTATTTGAGGGAATATTTGAGTATATAATACTTAGATTTCTACCAACAAACATTGATAGCTCAGTGCCATGAATCCTATCCAAAGTATCCACATCAAAACCCCTTAAAGCAAAAAGCGTCACATTAAAATTCTCCTCAGCAAGCGCTTGTGCAATACGAAGTGTCACCCTGACACTCCCACCCGTATAATTAAACAAATTGGGTATCAAGACTCTACTCATTTAGTTAAATAATAAGGCAAAATTTTTAGAATTATATTTCATTGAAACAGCCCACTAGATTCTTTGCCAAAAGGCTTAACAAACTAAATGAAGTCAGAAGCGCATAATGCAATATCATATAACAGTCTCTAATAGTATATTTAATTCCTTTAGTGCTTTAATGATACGTCCTCCATTTGTGCAAATTAAAGCCCCCCTGAAATTATCACAATGGCTTTCTTTAAGCTTTATAATACATTATCTCCTCCACCATAAGCTCTCAAGGAGATGTTCCACTATTAACAAATATAGTTATGTGAACCATTTTGTAATACAATCTAATTATTACTTTTTAATTGCCTAATTCTGTATTACTACTTATTTATAAGGTCGTGTATAAGTTAATTTTATGTCTAAAGCTATTCTCATGTTAGTTATATTACGATTTTTCTCTAAATAATTTAAGATAGATCTTAGCAATATCAAACCATGAGGGGATAGATTCTATATTAGGGATAGCTCTATAGCTAAGAGCCATACCTATTTTCTTTGCCAATGTTTTGGAAAAATCGTATTCTTTGATCTCTACGAGGTATTTGTCAGGTTTGGGTAGTGCCAGCCTTAGATATTCAGAATTGCCACCGACTTCTGTCGCGACTACGGGCGTTCCGCATGCAAGCGACTCAGGTATTACTAATGGTGCACCCTCCGAATATGACGGGACGATTGTGAGTTCAGCTATATTGTAGAAGTATGGGAGTTCTTCATGAGGTACTCGCCCGATAAACTTGACCGTGTCTTCTAGCTTCATTTCTTTGACTAGCCTCTCTATGTAGCTTCTATATGTACTGGGCCCTATGTTACCCACGACGAGTAACATCACTCTATCTTTCAATATTTTCTTGAGGATGGCAATAGACTTAATGAGTATATGAGTACCCTTTATCGCGCCTGGATTAACATGGAGAAGTAGCCTTTCATTATCAACCTCAACACCATACTTCTTTTCGAGAATCGATAGGTTCTTGTCTTTATCCATCGGTTTGAATATGTTTTTATCAACTCCATTTAAAACCGAAAAAACTCTTTGCGGATTGACACCGGCATCTATAAGCTCTTGCCTCGTTCTTTTAGAAACTGCGACAAGGTAAATATTTCTTTTTTTCGTTACATATCTATAAATTTCCATATCTTCATGGTATGTTGTACCTATTGATAACCAATACTTCAGTTTTTCAATACCTCGGATCGGGTGTTGCCACATATACTTTAGTTCATTGAAATACGTGCCATGAACAACTGAGAACCAAGGTATCTTAGTTTTTATAAGTGATGCTAGAAGTGTAAGCGGACCATGAGTTAAAATGATATCGGGTTTCACGTCTCTAATTATCTTTTCAACAATATTTTTATTTATTAATGCAAACATTGGCGCGTATAAGGGGTCTTTAAGTACCAGCTCCCTAAGCTTGTAAAAAGTAGAAATGTTTTCGCGTATTTCCTCTGGCGGATTAGCAGGGGATGCGATAACAACATCATTACCTAGTCTAGAAAGTGCATACGTAAGGTTCTTCGCTACTATCCCAACGCCCCCTGTAAAGAAGGGGGCTATGTGAAGAATCTTCATAATTTATATCATTGATCTTTTTCTACAAGTTCGCAAACCCTCTTCGTTGTCATAGTGAGTTTTATGACTGGATGGAGTTTTCAATCTCATATAATTTCAATAGTTTTTTTGCAACAATTTTCCAGCTATACCTTGTTACCGCTATGCTTCTCGCAGCATTAGCCATATTCTTATGTAAAGATTCATCTGTCAAAAGTGTATATAGCTTCTCTGCTAGTGTGACATCATCTCCCACAGGGAATGTAAATCCATTTACGCCCTCTTCTATAATATCTGGTATCCCGCCGGCTCTGGAGCCTATCACCGGTATCCCCGAGGCCATAGCCTCTATAAGAACCATTCCAAAAGCCTCGAAATACGAAGGTAGTACTAATACGTGTGAACACGAGTATACGTATCTGAGCATGTCTGAATCTATAGAGCCCGTGAAGACGACACCTAGGTTGTTGGCTTTAGCATAGCTCATGAGTAACTGGGCATAGCTCGAGGGTTTGTCGGATTTGTAGAAGCCCGAGAGGGGGCCCACGATCAAAGCCTTGACATCTCTGACATTGTAGAAATCTCTGAGGCGTTTAATGGCCTTTAATAGTATGTGTACGCCCTTGCCCCAAGTAACTCTGCCTACGAATAGCACAACCTTCTTACCCTCAAGCCCATACTCCTCGTTAACATGTTCGCAGGGTAGGTTTGGCCTATAAAACTCTGTGTCCACGCCATTTGGCACAATAAAGATTTTTGATGGGCCCACCTTGGCCTTAGCCTCAATGGATCTCTTCATCGTGTTATTCAGCGCTATGACGGCATGAGCCCTCCTCATAGCGTGGCCCTCCACTATCCTGACGATTTTCTCGCCGAAATGCACTTGGTCTTCAGGCCACAAGGGGTTGTGGCAGGTGTAAACAAACCTGGGTCTTCTCAACAATAGGCTTAGTGTAAAACCAACCCACGCAGTATTTACGTGAACCACATCGAATTTGTCTAAAATCTTCGTCGCCCGTCTAGCAAAGACAACCTCTTTTAATACATTGCACCTCGCGCTTGCCTCCCTACACAGCACCTTATGCAAATTGCTATCGCACTTCACCCTTAATATGAAATCCTCCTGGTTTTCATGACCAGCCGTTTTGATGCAGTCAATAGCATAGGCATCTACGCCAAGCATTCTGAGGTGCTTAGCTAGGTTATACACATAGCTTTCTACGGCTCCTCCTTTCTTCGGAGGAAGCTTTATAAGCCCCGAGGATACTATTGCTATTCTCAATGCCTTAACTAAGATGAGTTTAGTAATTGTCTGTACAATATCTTCATTATTTTATATTCTGACATAATGTTATCTTTGCTCGTTCTTGAGAGGCTCTCTTCTCTATGTATGTGCAGTACCGGGTTGTTTGGAGTGTATATGCAGTCTAGGTTTTTGAGGGCTAGCTGAATGCCGAAGTACTGTTCGTTTCCGGGGGCTCTCTTAAGTCTTGGATGCTCGGGAAACCAGACATCCTGTATATACTCGTTTTTGAAGCTCATATTGACGCCTCTAAACGGCAGGGAGTAGCATGTCTTATTGGGTATGCAGGGCCCATGGGCTATGTCGAAGTTTTTCGTTATGTACATGCCCAGCCTATATTTCCTAAAGAGTGGATGGGGGTTGTCAAGCCATGGCCTCACGATCCACCTGTACAGCTTCACGTACGCCTTATCGTCAGGTGTAGGCAATAGCCTCAACGAGTCTAGGTCTACATAGATGTCCCTGCTGGAGATGCCGACGGCGTCTTTGTAAACGCTGTGTAGCTTTATGTACCTCTCAATCCACTTTCTAGGGGCTATTGCGTCCTCATCTGTGAATACGACTATGTCTCCTCTTGCCTCCCTCTTACCCATGTTGAGAGCTGTTGTGAAATAACCGCGCCTCTGCTCTACAACGGAGCAGTTAAGAGAGCTCCGACTGCAGAGCCTCTCAG from Pyrobaculum arsenaticum DSM 13514 includes:
- a CDS encoding sulfatase-like hydrolase/transferase, which gives rise to MRKYNVVLIVLDTLRADHAQGLDKLLDLGFVKYEDVYATAPWTLPSHASMFTGMYPSEHGIHETREYQLDVAKIARLRMAKLNGGILGQLKEEGYNTYLISANPIVSSNFGFNADYEYIIDPIYTLLITSIDIILDKIYAESGSRAKVLSKLIEERRLDMLLHGIKIFVERRIRVIPKYLSEKATRNKGGGKIVGLLGRLKLETPFFLFVNIMEAHDPYNKPLVDRRRLKYIGKWLATGLIDPEAVRLWRNYPAHAEEAVKRALEAVETLKARGYWDDTLIIATSDHGELLGDGGLYHIYSLLDGNLRVPLYVKYPGKPKKQRGPITLADVPRLIDPSAEEVGRPLVMAETFGISSPPKALGIEPEERFFHHKIRVIGRKLDFIYDATAGVVERVFRGDKEDAARLLEDAGAKLGGRSI
- a CDS encoding sugar phosphate nucleotidyltransferase; translation: MEGVVLAGGYATRLRPMSLSVSKQLVPLANKPIIGWVLEQLAAAGVKRVHIVVGPHNREQIEEYSSSTRCFQTLGASSPSFGSGGST
- the rfbC gene encoding dTDP-4-dehydrorhamnose 3,5-epimerase, with the protein product MFPDARGFFAELWKRGEYLAAGLPYDFVQANLSFSKQYVVRGLHYQLKPSEQGKLVTVVKGRVLDVAVDIRRGSPWYGRYVAVELEPGVALWIPPGFAHGFQALEETLFLYLVTKEYDQQRERCIGWDDPEIGIRWPAHDKAILSEKDAKCPPLKEAEDNFEYPI
- a CDS encoding glycosyltransferase; translated protein: MSRMETISYTLLAQTLLKAPTRYWTHGDIWREYPELKLVMVGADVGWVEAKARRLSLKSVVFLNKMPAQQYYDTMYRARVVVMSSIWLEPFGRIPLEANRLGVPAVVKWSIVKRLLLISGIQSCLRLP
- a CDS encoding glycosyltransferase; translated protein: MDIPDSLKWYLLTQVMIIVHSKVFEPFGIAVVEGMFLGAVSVVYKGFLSGPWIDIVDRGKYGFGFRDEVELSNIIENLLNDYNLWSNFSKKAVLRSDYFSYINFKRNLIELLAKRGVIGNV
- a CDS encoding glycosyltransferase yields the protein MSRVLIPNLFNYTGGSVRVTLRIAQALAEENFNVTLFALRGFDVDTLDRIHGTELSMFVGRNLSIIYSNIPSNKNSELRYSCKILFGYSR
- a CDS encoding glycosyltransferase family 4 protein; amino-acid sequence: MKILHIAPFFTGGVGIVAKNLTYALSRLGNDVVIASPANPPEEIRENISTFYKLRELVLKDPLYAPMFALINKNIVEKIIRDVKPDIILTHGPLTLLASLIKTKIPWFSVVHGTYFNELKYMWQHPIRGIEKLKYWLSIGTTYHEDMEIYRYVTKKRNIYLVAVSKRTRQELIDAGVNPQRVFSVLNGVDKNIFKPMDKDKNLSILEKKYGVEVDNERLLLHVNPGAIKGTHILIKSIAILKKILKDRVMLLVVGNIGPSTYRSYIERLVKEMKLEDTVKFIGRVPHEELPYFYNIAELTIVPSYSEGAPLVIPESLACGTPVVATEVGGNSEYLRLALPKPDKYLVEIKEYDFSKTLAKKIGMALSYRAIPNIESIPSWFDIAKIYLKLFREKS
- a CDS encoding glycosyltransferase family 4 protein; amino-acid sequence: MRIAIVSSGLIKLPPKKGGAVESYVYNLAKHLRMLGVDAYAIDCIKTAGHENQEDFILRVKCDSNLHKVLCREASARCNVLKEVVFARRATKILDKFDVVHVNTAWVGFTLSLLLRRPRFVYTCHNPLWPEDQVHFGEKIVRIVEGHAMRRAHAVIALNNTMKRSIEAKAKVGPSKIFIVPNGVDTEFYRPNLPCEHVNEEYGLEGKKVVLFVGRVTWGKGVHILLKAIKRLRDFYNVRDVKALIVGPLSGFYKSDKPSSYAQLLMSYAKANNLGVVFTGSIDSDMLRYVYSCSHVLVLPSYFEAFGMVLIEAMASGIPVIGSRAGGIPDIIEEGVNGFTFPVGDDVTLAEKLYTLLTDESLHKNMANAARSIAVTRYSWKIVAKKLLKLYEIENSIQS
- a CDS encoding glycosyltransferase family A protein; this encodes MLARISIIIPSLGTSFLEYLISSLRRQSARPWEIILVMKADEKGLLEAERLCSRSSLNCSVVEQRRGYFTTALNMGKREARGDIVVFTDEDAIAPRKWIERYIKLHSVYKDAVGISSRDIYVDLDSLRLLPTPDDKAYVKLYRWIVRPWLDNPHPLFRKYRLGMYITKNFDIAHGPCIPNKTCYSLPFRGVNMSFKNEYIQDVWFPEHPRLKRAPGNEQYFGIQLALKNLDCIYTPNNPVLHIHREESLSRTSKDNIMSEYKIMKILYRQLLNSS